One Thermococcus sp. MV5 genomic region harbors:
- a CDS encoding serine/threonine protein kinase, whose translation MINHLISKEELERFKYFMHMRGIENLGVYSKGTTSLIFLGSLENRDVIVKLERRDAPRRNFQREVKILRFLEGKGITPHLIDYGTFENREFLIREFAKGEPILYATPEKRHLLKILEKMYKLDTLGVDHGQIQGGKHIIIGNDVWVIDFEKASLKRKTKNLTSAMAMIFLNENSISRRVREKFEIDKEFLTTLQEELQKYKETHDIRKLKELLSNL comes from the coding sequence ATGATTAATCACCTAATAAGCAAAGAAGAGCTTGAAAGATTCAAGTACTTTATGCACATGAGAGGCATTGAGAATTTAGGGGTTTATTCAAAGGGAACCACAAGCTTAATTTTCCTTGGGAGCCTAGAAAATAGAGACGTCATTGTAAAGTTAGAAAGAAGAGATGCACCTAGAAGGAATTTCCAAAGAGAAGTAAAGATTCTAAGATTTCTCGAGGGGAAAGGGATAACCCCCCATTTGATCGATTATGGAACCTTTGAAAATAGAGAGTTCTTAATAAGAGAATTCGCAAAGGGAGAGCCCATACTCTATGCAACACCCGAAAAGAGGCATCTTCTAAAAATCCTTGAAAAGATGTACAAACTTGACACTCTTGGGGTTGATCATGGGCAAATACAAGGAGGAAAGCACATCATAATTGGAAATGACGTATGGGTGATTGACTTTGAAAAAGCAAGCCTTAAGAGAAAAACCAAAAACCTCACCTCCGCGATGGCAATGATATTCCTTAATGAAAATTCCATTTCAAGAAGAGTTAGAGAGAAGTTTGAGATAGACAAAGAATTTCTAACGACTCTTCAAGAAGAACTCCAAAAATATAAAGAAACCCACGATATCAGGAAACTGAAAGAACTACTATCTAACCTTTAA
- a CDS encoding inorganic phosphate transporter, which translates to MIEILSDPWLFITIAVGLFMAWAIGANDTANSMSTAVGAGAITPKQAVIIAGILEFTGAYLFGKSVTETIRKGIIDASQITEPHVIVYGSIAALLAASLWLVFATKFGLPVSTTHSIIGGIVGYGIVYAGTSIVNWSKMAQVVASWILSPIFGAIVAFTVIKLVSKTILQKDNPIESARRWAPVWIGLAFVVMGSMFYVKVMHGKSLFIAITRYGATAGLITFIISLVLLKRNFRTKDPYLGVEAIFKKAQVLTSAYVALSHGANDVANAIGPVAAVYAVATMGLAGMKVPVPKWILAMGGLGIAIGVATYGYKVMETVGKKITELTNTRGFSIDFSAATVVLIASWMGLPISTTHTVVGAVIGVGLARGVKAINKDIVKDIIISWFVTVPVAAIIAGVIFEILMVLG; encoded by the coding sequence ATGATTGAGATACTTAGTGATCCATGGCTCTTTATCACAATAGCCGTAGGCCTATTTATGGCATGGGCAATAGGAGCAAATGATACCGCAAATTCAATGAGTACTGCTGTTGGTGCTGGAGCGATAACACCCAAGCAGGCTGTCATAATTGCGGGTATACTTGAATTCACTGGTGCATATCTCTTCGGAAAGAGCGTCACTGAGACCATTAGAAAGGGTATAATAGACGCATCTCAAATCACTGAACCCCATGTTATTGTTTACGGATCCATTGCAGCTCTCCTCGCTGCTTCCCTATGGTTGGTTTTTGCCACCAAGTTTGGTTTACCCGTCTCAACTACCCATTCCATCATAGGAGGAATTGTAGGATATGGAATTGTATATGCCGGAACATCTATAGTGAACTGGAGTAAGATGGCCCAAGTTGTTGCAAGCTGGATACTATCCCCAATTTTTGGAGCAATTGTTGCTTTTACTGTTATTAAATTAGTATCTAAGACGATTCTCCAGAAGGATAATCCAATAGAAAGTGCCAGACGATGGGCCCCTGTATGGATAGGCTTAGCCTTTGTTGTTATGGGGTCGATGTTTTATGTAAAAGTTATGCATGGAAAGTCTCTTTTTATAGCAATAACAAGGTATGGTGCTACAGCAGGATTGATCACATTCATAATAAGCCTCGTTCTGCTAAAAAGGAACTTTAGAACAAAAGACCCATATTTGGGCGTAGAAGCAATATTCAAAAAAGCTCAAGTATTAACTTCTGCCTATGTAGCCCTATCTCATGGAGCAAACGACGTGGCAAATGCAATAGGTCCTGTGGCAGCAGTTTATGCCGTAGCAACCATGGGGCTAGCAGGAATGAAGGTTCCAGTGCCAAAATGGATTTTAGCAATGGGGGGATTGGGTATAGCCATAGGTGTAGCCACATATGGATATAAAGTCATGGAAACTGTTGGAAAGAAAATTACCGAACTGACAAATACTAGAGGATTTAGTATAGATTTTTCAGCGGCCACAGTTGTTTTAATAGCATCTTGGATGGGACTACCAATTTCAACCACTCACACTGTGGTTGGTGCGGTTATTGGTGTGGGCTTAGCTAGAGGAGTAAAAGCAATAAACAAAGATATCGTTAAAGACATAATAATCTCGTGGTTTGTCACAGTACCCGTTGCGGCTATAATCGCGGGGGTCATATTTGAGATATTAATGGTATTGGGGTGA
- a CDS encoding S9 family peptidase yields the protein MNKIEWSENTFSKFAYLSDPRIAKDGKSIAYVLTKTNLKQNKYENTVVIEELESKGRKFIENASMPRFSPAGRKLALVKPNEEKKSAEVWLYDLTSMSGKKILEAKNILNISWNRDNRRILVTGFKRRDDEEFIFENDVPVWFDNKGFFDGEKTTFWIVDTESEEILDEFTTEKFSFGIWHGDNIIYNVPHREDEKPQFFKFYDIYLWKDGESEKLFERVSYVAVDSNGDILLLHGKPKKEKISEHDYLYTWDGSEIKPLTERFIYNNWEGKLDEKGNVYFTMAREGRVSLYKLEEGKLIPIVDGNSWVMGFDVSNIGKVILLKETDTRLRELFIWDKELQQLTDYNGPIFDRLKTRPVQHFRFKSLGLELDGWYIKPETEEKAPVIVFVHGGPKGMYGYYFKYEMQLMANKGYYIVFVNPRGSNGYDEEFALKVLGRTGLEDFQDILNGLEKFFEIEPNADRDRVGITGISYGGFMTNWALTQSELFKAGISENGISYWLTSYAFSDIGLWFDKEVIGENPLENENYRKLSPLFYAQNVKAPLLLIHSLEDYRCPLDQSVMFYHVLKDLGKEVYIAIFKKGAHGHSLRGSPKHRAKRYKLFMEFFERKLKKYEEGFDVEKILEKRKSDE from the coding sequence ATGAACAAAATCGAATGGAGCGAAAATACCTTTTCTAAATTCGCCTATCTAAGCGATCCACGAATCGCAAAAGATGGAAAAAGTATTGCTTATGTATTAACAAAAACCAATTTGAAGCAAAACAAATACGAAAATACAGTTGTTATTGAAGAACTTGAAAGCAAGGGTAGAAAATTTATTGAAAACGCCTCAATGCCAAGGTTCTCGCCAGCTGGAAGAAAACTCGCACTTGTTAAGCCAAACGAAGAAAAGAAGAGTGCTGAAGTTTGGCTCTATGATCTAACATCAATGAGCGGAAAGAAAATTCTCGAGGCAAAAAATATCCTTAATATCAGCTGGAACAGAGACAACAGGAGAATTTTGGTGACTGGGTTTAAGAGGAGAGATGATGAAGAGTTTATTTTCGAGAATGATGTGCCAGTGTGGTTTGATAATAAGGGATTCTTTGATGGAGAAAAGACAACCTTTTGGATAGTTGACACAGAAAGCGAGGAAATCCTAGATGAATTCACAACAGAAAAGTTCTCCTTTGGAATTTGGCATGGAGATAACATAATTTACAATGTACCACATAGAGAAGACGAAAAACCACAATTCTTCAAGTTCTATGACATTTATCTCTGGAAAGATGGAGAAAGTGAAAAGCTTTTTGAGAGGGTTTCATATGTCGCTGTAGACTCCAATGGAGATATTCTCCTCCTCCATGGAAAACCAAAGAAAGAAAAAATAAGCGAGCATGACTACCTCTACACTTGGGATGGATCAGAAATTAAACCATTAACAGAACGTTTTATTTACAATAACTGGGAAGGAAAACTCGATGAAAAGGGAAACGTATACTTCACTATGGCAAGAGAGGGGAGAGTTAGTTTATATAAACTTGAAGAAGGGAAACTAATCCCAATAGTCGATGGAAATTCGTGGGTAATGGGATTTGATGTAAGTAATATCGGAAAAGTTATCTTGTTAAAGGAGACAGATACCCGCTTGAGAGAGCTATTTATATGGGATAAAGAATTGCAACAACTCACAGATTATAACGGGCCAATATTTGACCGATTGAAAACACGGCCTGTCCAACACTTCCGCTTTAAGAGTCTTGGCTTAGAACTGGATGGATGGTATATCAAACCTGAAACTGAAGAAAAAGCCCCAGTAATAGTCTTTGTTCACGGTGGGCCAAAGGGAATGTATGGCTATTATTTCAAATATGAAATGCAGCTAATGGCCAATAAAGGATATTACATTGTCTTTGTGAATCCACGGGGAAGTAACGGTTACGATGAAGAGTTCGCTTTGAAAGTACTCGGACGAACAGGCCTAGAAGACTTCCAAGATATCCTCAATGGCCTTGAAAAGTTCTTTGAAATTGAACCCAATGCAGATAGGGATAGAGTTGGAATAACAGGGATAAGCTATGGAGGATTTATGACAAACTGGGCACTAACACAAAGTGAGTTATTTAAAGCAGGAATAAGTGAAAACGGCATAAGTTATTGGCTTACAAGCTATGCATTTTCCGATATTGGTCTATGGTTTGACAAAGAAGTAATTGGAGAAAATCCACTTGAAAATGAAAACTACAGAAAGCTCAGCCCACTTTTCTATGCCCAAAATGTTAAAGCTCCCTTACTACTCATACACAGCCTAGAAGATTATCGTTGTCCACTCGACCAGAGTGTTATGTTTTACCACGTGCTCAAAGATCTAGGAAAAGAAGTTTACATAGCAATATTCAAAAAAGGAGCACACGGACATAGTTTAAGAGGCAGTCCTAAACATAGGGCAAAGAGGTACAAACTCTTCATGGAGTTCTTCGAAAGAAAACTCAAGAAGTATGAAGAGGGGTTTGATGTGGAAAAGATCCTAGAGAAACGTAAAAGCGATGAATAA
- a CDS encoding Lrp/AsnC family transcriptional regulator has protein sequence MVTAFILMVTAAGKEREVMEKLLTYPEVKEAYVVYGEYDLIVKVETETLKDLDHFITERIRKMPEIQMTSTMIAI, from the coding sequence ATGGTGACGGCGTTTATTTTGATGGTGACAGCCGCTGGGAAGGAAAGAGAAGTTATGGAAAAACTTCTTACCTATCCAGAGGTAAAGGAGGCTTATGTGGTTTATGGCGAATATGACCTTATAGTCAAGGTTGAAACTGAAACCCTAAAAGACCTCGACCATTTCATAACTGAAAGAATAAGAAAAATGCCAGAAATACAAATGACTTCAACAATGATAGCCATTTGA
- a CDS encoding TIGR00153 family protein — MQVWTKLFAKSPFKPLIKHAEVVLETVEVLEKALEAWEVGDYETMRNYARKVDDLEDFADRIKEEIRDSLSSKLFMPVNRGDILRYLHMQDKIADAAENTAKWLLVRDPNDIPEDIKGEIKSLIMKMSQESIKAAKLVYEAIVQMDTVIESGFGEKEIEKEYELIREIESVEHRIDELDTEFMEIIFKNSSKLEWGLGMYLLNIAKTLSNISDKAKDAAERIRLMMNK, encoded by the coding sequence ATGCAAGTCTGGACGAAATTATTTGCTAAAAGTCCATTTAAGCCATTGATAAAACATGCAGAGGTTGTTTTGGAGACTGTAGAGGTTTTAGAAAAAGCTCTTGAAGCGTGGGAAGTTGGGGACTATGAAACAATGCGAAATTACGCTCGAAAAGTTGATGACCTTGAAGATTTTGCCGATAGGATTAAAGAAGAAATCAGGGACAGTTTAAGTTCAAAGTTATTTATGCCTGTGAACAGGGGTGACATTTTAAGATATTTACACATGCAAGACAAAATAGCTGATGCTGCTGAAAACACAGCCAAGTGGCTTCTTGTTAGAGACCCTAATGACATACCAGAAGACATCAAAGGGGAAATAAAAAGTCTGATAATGAAAATGAGTCAAGAAAGTATTAAAGCTGCCAAACTCGTATATGAAGCTATTGTTCAGATGGACACAGTAATAGAGAGTGGTTTTGGAGAGAAAGAAATTGAGAAAGAATACGAGCTCATCAGAGAGATAGAAAGCGTAGAGCACAGAATAGATGAACTTGACACTGAATTTATGGAGATAATATTCAAAAACTCCTCAAAACTGGAATGGGGCCTTGGAATGTACCTTCTCAATATAGCAAAAACTCTAAGCAATATCTCAGATAAAGCAAAAGACGCAGCAGAAAGAATAAGGTTAATGATGAACAAATGA